A stretch of the Flavobacterium sp. 5 genome encodes the following:
- a CDS encoding nucleotide sugar dehydrogenase, translating into MNKDIKIAVIGLGYVGLPLARLFATQFSVVGFDINLSRVEALQSGVDSTLEIDSETLQKVLIEKEASENGLYCTSEIGDIANCNYFIVTVPTPVDKNNRPDLTPLYKSSETVGSVLKRGDIVIYESTVYPGVTEEECVPVLERISGLRFNVDFFAGYSPERINPGDKEHTVDKILKITSGSTPEIGQKVNELYQSVIVAGTHLAPSIKVAEAAKVIENSQRDINIAFVNELAKIFNLLDIDTAAVLKAAGTKWNFLPFKPGLVGGHCIGVDPYYLAQKAQEKGYHPEIILAGRRLNDSMGEYVASQVVKLMIKRGITINGASLLMLGITFKENCPDVRNTKIVDVIKAFEDYGILITTYDPWANPAEVKHEYGLITVNEKPDVVFDAVVLGVAHSDFLNLDIHSLRRTHSVLYDVKGVLRDGVDGRL; encoded by the coding sequence TTGAATAAAGATATAAAAATTGCAGTAATAGGATTGGGCTATGTTGGTTTGCCTTTGGCTAGACTGTTTGCTACTCAATTTTCAGTTGTAGGGTTTGATATCAATCTTTCAAGGGTTGAAGCATTACAATCTGGTGTAGATAGTACTTTAGAAATAGATAGTGAAACTTTACAAAAGGTTTTAATTGAAAAAGAGGCTAGTGAAAACGGTTTATATTGTACTTCAGAAATAGGAGATATAGCCAATTGTAATTATTTTATTGTTACAGTACCAACACCTGTTGATAAAAATAATCGCCCAGATTTAACTCCATTATATAAATCTAGCGAAACAGTTGGTTCTGTTTTAAAAAGAGGAGATATTGTTATTTATGAGTCTACAGTATATCCTGGGGTTACAGAGGAGGAATGTGTGCCGGTTTTAGAGAGAATCTCGGGGTTGCGGTTCAATGTTGATTTTTTTGCGGGTTATTCACCAGAACGAATCAATCCAGGAGATAAAGAGCATACTGTTGATAAAATATTAAAAATCACTTCTGGTTCAACTCCTGAAATTGGACAAAAAGTGAATGAATTGTATCAATCAGTAATTGTTGCAGGAACTCATCTTGCCCCTTCTATAAAGGTGGCAGAAGCTGCAAAAGTTATCGAAAATTCTCAACGAGATATTAATATTGCATTTGTCAATGAATTAGCCAAAATCTTTAATCTTTTAGATATAGATACTGCTGCTGTTCTTAAAGCTGCGGGAACTAAATGGAATTTTTTACCTTTTAAACCTGGTTTGGTAGGAGGGCATTGTATAGGTGTTGATCCGTATTATTTGGCGCAAAAAGCCCAAGAAAAAGGATACCATCCAGAAATAATATTAGCAGGTCGGCGTTTGAATGATAGTATGGGTGAATACGTAGCTTCGCAAGTAGTAAAGCTAATGATAAAACGTGGAATAACGATTAATGGTGCTAGTTTGTTGATGTTGGGTATTACTTTTAAAGAGAATTGTCCAGATGTTCGTAATACTAAAATTGTAGATGTTATTAAGGCATTTGAGGATTATGGAATTCTAATAACTACGTATGATCCTTGGGCAAATCCAGCCGAAGTGAAACATGAGTATGGTTTGATAACTGTAAATGAGAAACCAGATGTTGTTTTCGATGCCGTAGTTTTAGGTGTTGCACATTCCGATTTCTTGAATTTAGATATTCATTCGTTAAGAAGAACTCATAGTGTACTTTATGATGTTAAGGGAGTCTTAAGAGATGGAGTAGATGGAAGACTTTAA
- the rfbB gene encoding dTDP-glucose 4,6-dehydratase, whose protein sequence is MKKILITGGAGFIGSHVVRRFVTTYPNYQIFNLDALTYAGNLENIKDIENESNYTFVKGDITDENFINNLFQEQQFDGVIHLAAESHVDRSIEDPLAFVKTNVIGTMNLLNAAKKQWLGNFEGKRFYHVSTDEVYGSLGVTGLFTETTAYDPNSPYSASKASSDHFVRAYGETYGLPYVITNCSNNYGPYHFPEKLIPLFINNIINNKPLPVYGDGNYTRDWLFVKDHAVAIDLVYHDGKNHETYNIGGFNEWKNIDLVKVLCQIMDEKLGRIKGESAQLITYVKDRPGHDLRYAIDASKINTQLGWKPSVTFEQGLEITIDWYLNNQDWLNNVTSGAYASYYEKQYS, encoded by the coding sequence ATGAAAAAGATACTTATTACAGGAGGTGCTGGATTTATTGGTTCGCATGTTGTAAGACGATTTGTTACAACCTATCCTAATTATCAAATTTTTAATTTGGATGCATTAACTTATGCAGGGAATTTAGAAAACATTAAAGATATCGAAAATGAATCTAATTATACTTTTGTAAAAGGAGATATCACTGACGAAAATTTTATAAATAATTTGTTTCAAGAGCAACAGTTTGATGGTGTGATTCATTTGGCAGCGGAGTCCCATGTTGACCGTTCAATTGAAGATCCTTTGGCTTTTGTGAAAACAAATGTAATTGGGACAATGAATTTGTTGAATGCTGCCAAAAAGCAGTGGCTAGGAAATTTTGAAGGAAAACGTTTTTACCATGTAAGTACAGATGAAGTTTATGGGTCACTTGGAGTTACTGGGTTGTTTACAGAAACTACAGCTTATGATCCTAATTCGCCTTATTCTGCATCCAAGGCCAGTTCAGATCATTTTGTGCGTGCCTATGGTGAGACTTATGGGTTACCTTATGTAATAACGAATTGTTCAAATAATTATGGGCCTTACCATTTTCCAGAAAAATTAATTCCATTGTTTATTAATAATATCATTAATAATAAACCGTTACCAGTTTATGGTGATGGAAATTATACTAGAGATTGGTTGTTTGTGAAAGATCATGCTGTAGCAATTGATTTAGTTTATCATGATGGAAAGAATCATGAGACTTATAATATAGGAGGTTTTAACGAATGGAAAAATATAGATTTAGTAAAGGTTTTGTGTCAAATTATGGATGAAAAATTAGGCAGAATAAAAGGAGAATCTGCTCAATTGATTACGTATGTGAAAGACAGACCAGGCCATGATTTGCGCTATGCAATTGATGCCTCAAAAATAAATACTCAGTTGGGATGGAAACCATCTGTAACTTTTGAACAAGGATTAGAAATTACTATTGATTGGTACTTGAATAATCAAGATTGGTTAAATAATGTGACTTCTGGAGCATACGCTTCCTATTATGAGAAACAATATTCATAG